In the genome of Halosolutus amylolyticus, the window AGGAGCACGTCGGGTTCCATGACGAGTGCGCGGGCGAGTGCGAGCACCTGCCGCTGGCCGCCCGACAGGTTCCGCGCTTTCGCCGATCGCTTCTCGTCGAGCAACGGGAATCGATCGTACAGCGTCTCGAGGACCGGGTCGAGGTCGTCGTCGCGGGCGACGCCGCCCATGCGAAGGTTCTCCTCGATCGTGAGCGAGCCGAAGACGTTCTCCGTCTGGGGGACGAAGCCGATCCCCTCGCGGACGATGTCCTCGGGGGCCAGTCCGCCGATCTCCCGATCGTGATAGCGCACGCTCCCGGTCCACGGCGACAGCATGCCGAAGGCCGTCTTGAGGACGGTCGACTTGCCGGCGCCGTTCGGCCCGATCAGGCAGACGATTTCGCCCGCGTCGAGGTGGAGCGTACAGTCGTCTAACACCTGCACCTCGCCGTAGCCGCTGTCGACGGCGTCGAGTGCGAGGACGTGGTCGGCGCTCATACGCCACCACCTCCGAGATAGGCGTCGATAACCTGGTCGTCGGACTGGATCGCGTCCGGCGGCCCCTCGGTGAGGACGCTGCCCCGATCGAGGACGACGACGGGATCGGCGAGACTCATGACGAACTCCATGTCGTGTTCGATGAGCAGGAAGGTCGTCCCCTGCTCGTTGAGCCGTCGGATCTGTTCGGCGAGTTTGTTCCTGAGCGTCGGGTTGACGCCCGCGACGGGTTCGTCGAGCAGAAGAACCTCCGGTTCGGCGAGCATCGCACGGGCCAACTCGACCAGTTTCATCTGGCCGCCGGAGATGTCCGTCGCGGGCTGGGTCGCGAGGTGATCGATCTCGAACTCCTCCAGAATCCGTTCGACGTCCGCGAGGTGCTGCCGCTCGTGCTCACCGACGGTTCCGGGGTCGGTGAACAGTTTGATGAACGACTCGCCGGGCTGGTTCCGCGGACCGACGAGCATCGCCTCGCGGACGGTCATCCCCTCGAGTTTGCGGGGCGTCTGAAACGTCCGAATGAGCCCGTGTTCGGCGACCTCGTAGGGCTCTTTTCCGGTGACGTCCGTTCCATTGACTGTGACAGTTCCGCCGTCCGGCTCGTAGAAGCCGGACACGAGGTTGAACAGCGTCGACTTGCCGGCACCGTTGGGGCCGATGAGCCCGGTGATCGTCCCGCGTTCGACCTCGAACGTCGCGTGATCGGTCGCGACGAGCGCGCCGAAGGACTTCTGGAGGTCCTCGACCCGGAGCACGACGTCGTCTTTCGACATGTCGGCGTTCGTCTGAACCACACTCGCGTCCGCGTCGTCGGTCGATTGCGTCTCTTCGAGCAGATCAGTCATCGGAACCACCTCCCTTCGCCTCGCGGACGCCTCGATCGGGTCGGGACGGTGCGGCGTCGTCGACCGCACTCGGCCAGATCAGTTCCCGCTGTGGCGGCAGGATTCCCTGCGGCCGGAACCGCATGACCAGAATGATCAAGAGTCCGATCGCGAGCAGCCTGATCGGGGCCCCCTCGATCGGAAGCCACGAGACGTCGTTGAGGGCCCGGGATCCCTCCCGGATGGCGACGACGACGAAGCCGCCGAGCAGGGCCCCGCGGTTCGAACCGCTCCCGCCGAGGATCACCGCGACCCAGACGTAGAACGTCGTGATCGGGTCGAGTCGCCCGGGGTCGACGAAGAGGTTCAAGTGGGCGTAGAAGACGCCCGCGAGCGCCATGATGAGGCTGCCGAGGACGAACGCCTGCATCTTGTAGGAGTAGGTGTTCTTCCCCAGCGCCTTCGCGAGGTCCTCGTCCGATCGGATCGTCCGGAGGAGTCGGCCCCACGGCGATCGCTGGGCCCGTCGGAGCACGGCGAACGAGCCGCCGAGGAACACGAGCAACAACGCGACGTTGAGCGACTGTTGCCAGAACGAGTAGCCGAGGACGATCGGCGACCCGGGGACGAGTTCGATCTCGAGCCCCGGCATCACGTCGGGGAAGGTTCCGAGCACCGGCCACGACGCGAAGAACGTCGGGATGCCGCGGATTCCGGCGCTCCCGTTGGTCCACTGGCTTTCGTGTCTGACGATCAGCCGGACGACTTCCGCCAGTCCGAGCGTCGCGATCGCGAGGTAGTCCGTCCGCAATCGGAGCGTCGGGATCCCGATGGCCACCGCGACGACGGCCGCGAGGACGAGCGCGACGACCACGCCGAAGACGGGGTCGTAGCCGCCGGCGATCGGCGAGTTGCTCCCGGTCATCAGGGCCGCGCCGTAGGCACCGAGCCCGAAGAAGGCGGCGACGCTGAAGTTGATGAGGCCGGTAAAGCCCCACTGGGAGTTCAGCCCGAACGAGAGGAGCGCGTACATCCCCGCCAGACCGAACAGGAAGAGGAAGTACGACGGGCTGAGGATCCCGGTGAGCAAGAGGAGAACGAGTCCGAGCACGATCAGTCCGATCGCGGCCGTGACCCACTGCTCCGTGGCCGTCAGGTCGTCCCAGTAGCCGCGGGGGTCGGTGAGCGCGCCCACGCTAGACCCCCTCCCCGCCGATAGCCTGGCCGGCGATCCCGGTCGGCCGGACGAGCAACACGGCGACCATGATGAGGAACGCGACCGCGTTCGCGTACTTGATCCCGATGGGGATGCCGACGTCGGTCAGTAGCGGCATCATCTCGACGACCATACCGATGACGAACCCGCCGAGCATCGCGCCGTAGACGGAGCCGATCCCGCCGAGAATCACCGCGGCGAAGATGACCAGCAGGACGCTGAACCCCATCCGAGGCTCGAGGACGTTGAACAGGCCGAGAAAGGCGCCGCCGGCACCGGCCAGTCCCGCGCCGATGATCCACGACCAGCGTTTGACGCGACCGGTCCGGATGCCGCTGGCCCGCGCGAGGTCCGGGTTGTCGGCCATCGCGCGCATCTTCCGTCCGAGATCCGTGTGTTGCAACAGGGTGTGGAGGCCGGCCACGAGGACGGCCGCCGAGACGACGATCGCGACGTCGTGCTGGGTCATCCGAATCCCGTACGGTAACAGCGCCTCGATCGGCTGGACGAACCCGACGTCGTACCGGATCGAGTCCGCGCCGAACCCGAGCTGGATCAGCGCACGGTAGACGAACGCGACCCCGATCGACGTGATCAGCAGGCCGATCGAGCCGATGTCGAGCGGTTCGTAGACGAGCTTTTCGGTGACGATCGCGACGGCCGCCGCGACCGCGAGTCCGATCAGCAACGCGAGGAAGAAGCCGATCGGCAGTCCGAGGACGCTGAACCCGACGCTCCCGACGACGCCGAACGCGACGAGGGTCGCGTACGCGCCGACGGTCATCGTATCGCCGTGGGCGAAGTTCGCGAAGCCGGCGATGCTGTAGATCAGCGAGAGGCCGATGCTCCCGAGAACGATGATACTGCTGTATACCAGTCCGTTGGCAGCGTATTCGATAAGGGACATTGTGGGAGACCGGTTACGATTCCCGGAACTCGATCGATTCGTAG includes:
- a CDS encoding ABC transporter ATP-binding protein, which translates into the protein MSADHVLALDAVDSGYGEVQVLDDCTLHLDAGEIVCLIGPNGAGKSTVLKTAFGMLSPWTGSVRYHDREIGGLAPEDIVREGIGFVPQTENVFGSLTIEENLRMGGVARDDDLDPVLETLYDRFPLLDEKRSAKARNLSGGQRQVLALARALVMEPDVLLIDEPSAGLAPNTADDVFADVQEVNAMDTAILMVEQNAKKGLGISDRGYVLDQGTVRFEDEADALLDNEEVSKLYLGG
- a CDS encoding ABC transporter ATP-binding protein, encoding MSKDDVVLRVEDLQKSFGALVATDHATFEVERGTITGLIGPNGAGKSTLFNLVSGFYEPDGGTVTVNGTDVTGKEPYEVAEHGLIRTFQTPRKLEGMTVREAMLVGPRNQPGESFIKLFTDPGTVGEHERQHLADVERILEEFEIDHLATQPATDISGGQMKLVELARAMLAEPEVLLLDEPVAGVNPTLRNKLAEQIRRLNEQGTTFLLIEHDMEFVMSLADPVVVLDRGSVLTEGPPDAIQSDDQVIDAYLGGGGV
- a CDS encoding branched-chain amino acid ABC transporter permease, encoding MGALTDPRGYWDDLTATEQWVTAAIGLIVLGLVLLLLTGILSPSYFLFLFGLAGMYALLSFGLNSQWGFTGLINFSVAAFFGLGAYGAALMTGSNSPIAGGYDPVFGVVVALVLAAVVAVAIGIPTLRLRTDYLAIATLGLAEVVRLIVRHESQWTNGSAGIRGIPTFFASWPVLGTFPDVMPGLEIELVPGSPIVLGYSFWQQSLNVALLLVFLGGSFAVLRRAQRSPWGRLLRTIRSDEDLAKALGKNTYSYKMQAFVLGSLIMALAGVFYAHLNLFVDPGRLDPITTFYVWVAVILGGSGSNRGALLGGFVVVAIREGSRALNDVSWLPIEGAPIRLLAIGLLIILVMRFRPQGILPPQRELIWPSAVDDAAPSRPDRGVREAKGGGSDD
- a CDS encoding branched-chain amino acid ABC transporter permease, producing MSLIEYAANGLVYSSIIVLGSIGLSLIYSIAGFANFAHGDTMTVGAYATLVAFGVVGSVGFSVLGLPIGFFLALLIGLAVAAAVAIVTEKLVYEPLDIGSIGLLITSIGVAFVYRALIQLGFGADSIRYDVGFVQPIEALLPYGIRMTQHDVAIVVSAAVLVAGLHTLLQHTDLGRKMRAMADNPDLARASGIRTGRVKRWSWIIGAGLAGAGGAFLGLFNVLEPRMGFSVLLVIFAAVILGGIGSVYGAMLGGFVIGMVVEMMPLLTDVGIPIGIKYANAVAFLIMVAVLLVRPTGIAGQAIGGEGV